A single region of the Pseudomonas solani genome encodes:
- the soxR gene encoding redox-sensitive transcriptional activator SoxR has protein sequence MPKVTASNIGKALTVGQVAERSGVAVSTLHFYEAKGLISSTRNAGNQRRYPREVLRRVAVIKVAQRLGIPLASIHAALMTLPEGRTPTAADWHALSARWKAELDERIRRLTQLRDQLDGCIGCGCLTMEVCPLRNPGDELSDLGSGPVLLDTGDAVE, from the coding sequence ATGCCCAAGGTGACGGCGAGCAACATCGGCAAGGCGCTGACGGTGGGCCAGGTGGCCGAACGCAGCGGGGTGGCGGTCTCCACCCTGCACTTCTACGAAGCCAAGGGACTGATCAGCAGCACCCGCAACGCCGGCAACCAGCGCCGCTATCCACGGGAGGTGCTGCGGCGGGTGGCGGTGATCAAGGTGGCCCAGCGCCTGGGCATCCCCCTGGCGTCCATCCACGCGGCGCTGATGACCCTGCCGGAAGGTCGCACGCCCACCGCCGCCGATTGGCATGCGCTCTCGGCGCGCTGGAAGGCGGAGCTGGACGAACGCATCCGTCGCCTCACCCAGTTGCGCGACCAACTCGACGGCTGCATCGGCTGCGGCTGCCTGACCATGGAGGTCTGCCCCCTGCGCAACCCCGGCGATGAACTCTCCGACCTGGGCAGTGGGCCGGTGCTGCTGGACACGGGCGACGCCGTCGAGTGA
- the aroQ gene encoding type II 3-dehydroquinate dehydratase, whose translation MSPTLLVLNGPNLNMLGTREPANYGHETLADIERLCCETGAALGLEVECRQTNHEGQLIDWIHQARGRCAGILINPGAWTHTSVAIRDALVASELPVVEVHLSNVHKREEFRQHSFVSAIAVGVICGLGSDGYRAGVQHFAKRLAG comes from the coding sequence ATGTCCCCCACCCTGCTGGTCCTCAACGGCCCCAACCTGAACATGCTCGGCACCCGCGAGCCCGCCAACTACGGCCACGAAACCCTCGCCGATATCGAGCGGCTGTGCTGCGAAACGGGCGCTGCGCTGGGCCTTGAGGTCGAATGCCGCCAGACCAACCACGAAGGCCAGCTGATCGACTGGATCCACCAGGCGCGCGGCCGCTGCGCCGGCATCCTGATCAACCCCGGTGCCTGGACCCACACCTCGGTCGCCATCCGCGACGCCCTGGTGGCCAGCGAGCTGCCGGTGGTCGAGGTGCACCTCTCCAACGTCCACAAGCGCGAGGAATTCCGCCAGCACTCCTTCGTCTCCGCCATCGCCGTCGGGGTCATCTGCGGCCTGGGCAGCGACGGCTACCGCGCCGGCGTGCAGCATTTCGCCAAGCGGCTCGCGGGGTGA
- a CDS encoding shikimate dehydrogenase has protein sequence MTAHASVLAGLIGSGIQASRTPALHEHEGDAQGLRYLYRLIDLDPLQLDVSALPQLLEAAERTGFTGLNITFPCKQAIIPLLDELSPEARGIGAVNTVVLRGGRRVGHNTDCLGFAEGFRRGLGDVARERVVQMGAGGAGAAVAHALLAEGVGTLVIFDVDARRAQSLADNLNQHFGAGRAHAGKDLPGALATAEGLVNTTPMGMAKLPGTPVPAELLRPALWVAEIVYFPLETQLLKDARALGCRTLDGGTMAVFQAVKAFELFSGNEANAQRMLEHFRRLGA, from the coding sequence ATGACTGCACATGCAAGCGTTCTCGCCGGCCTGATCGGCTCAGGCATCCAGGCCTCGCGCACCCCTGCCCTGCACGAGCACGAAGGCGATGCCCAAGGCCTGCGCTACCTCTACCGGCTGATCGACCTCGACCCGCTCCAGCTCGATGTCAGCGCCCTGCCCCAGCTGCTGGAAGCCGCCGAGCGCACCGGCTTCACCGGGCTCAACATCACCTTCCCCTGCAAGCAGGCGATCATCCCGCTGCTCGACGAGCTCTCCCCCGAGGCACGCGGCATCGGCGCGGTGAACACCGTGGTGCTGCGTGGCGGTCGACGCGTCGGCCACAACACCGACTGCCTGGGCTTCGCCGAAGGCTTCCGCCGTGGCCTGGGCGACGTCGCCCGTGAGCGCGTGGTGCAGATGGGGGCCGGTGGCGCCGGTGCCGCAGTGGCCCATGCGCTGCTAGCCGAAGGCGTCGGCACGCTGGTGATATTCGATGTCGACGCCAGGCGCGCCCAGAGTCTGGCGGACAACCTCAACCAGCACTTCGGCGCCGGCCGTGCCCACGCGGGCAAGGACCTGCCCGGCGCCCTGGCGACGGCGGAGGGCCTGGTCAACACCACGCCCATGGGCATGGCCAAGCTGCCCGGCACACCGGTACCGGCCGAGTTGCTACGGCCCGCCCTGTGGGTCGCCGAGATCGTCTACTTCCCCCTGGAAACCCAGCTGCTCAAGGACGCCCGCGCCCTCGGTTGCCGCACCCTGGACGGCGGCACCATGGCGGTGTTCCAGGCGGTGAAGGCCTTCGAGCTGTTCAGCGGCAACGAGGCAAACGCCCAGCGCATGCTCGAACACTTCCGCCGCCTCGGTGCCTGA
- a CDS encoding YybH family protein — protein sequence MSSNEQAVAEIQALLADWAEAVRSKDVKRIVGFYAEEVVAYDAILQLQFVGREAYGAHWAYCMEMCQGHSIFDPQHVKIRASGDVGFAHFLCLCGGTNAEGVEQQGYMRVSCGYQRSGGKWRIVHDHFSAPFDMESGQALFDLQP from the coding sequence ATGAGCAGCAATGAACAGGCCGTCGCCGAGATCCAGGCCCTGCTGGCCGATTGGGCCGAGGCGGTACGCAGCAAGGACGTGAAGCGCATCGTCGGTTTCTATGCCGAGGAGGTGGTGGCCTATGACGCCATCCTCCAGCTGCAGTTCGTCGGCCGTGAGGCCTATGGCGCGCATTGGGCCTACTGCATGGAGATGTGCCAGGGACATTCGATCTTCGACCCGCAGCACGTGAAGATCCGCGCCAGTGGCGATGTCGGCTTCGCCCACTTCCTCTGCCTGTGCGGCGGCACCAACGCCGAAGGGGTCGAACAGCAGGGCTACATGCGCGTCAGCTGCGGCTACCAGCGCAGCGGCGGTAAGTGGCGCATCGTCCATGACCACTTCTCCGCGCCCTTCGACATGGAGAGTGGCCAGGCACTGTTCGACCTGCAGCCCTGA
- a CDS encoding RNA polymerase sigma factor yields MEVTQARQRVEAAYREESRRVLATLIRLLGDFELAEEALHDAFIAAVEQWPVDGVPANPRAWLVSAGRFKAIDALRRRARFDARQAQLIIELERDEPEEIEDVEDDRLRLIFTCCHPALPADAQVPLTLREVCDLKTEEIARAFLATPSTIAQRIVRAKAKIRDARIPYQVPAMAELPERLDNVLRVIYLVFNEGYSATSGDSLTRADLSAEAIRLGRLLLELLPDSEVMGLLALMLLHDSRRQARTGVDGELVLLEDQDRALWNRQQIDEGCALVERALASRRIGMYTLQAAISAVHASAATPEATDWAQIVALYGVLQRGIGSPVIELNRAVAVAMHQGPEAGLVLIEAILERGELRDYQLAHSARADLYRRLGRRDEARAAYRVALGLTRQDTERRFIERRLAELGQ; encoded by the coding sequence ATGGAGGTGACCCAGGCCCGCCAGCGGGTGGAAGCGGCCTACCGCGAGGAGTCGCGCCGGGTGCTGGCGACGCTGATCCGCCTGCTGGGGGATTTCGAGCTGGCGGAGGAGGCGTTGCACGACGCCTTCATCGCCGCCGTCGAGCAGTGGCCGGTCGACGGCGTGCCGGCCAACCCGCGCGCCTGGCTGGTGTCGGCGGGGCGCTTCAAGGCCATCGACGCCTTGCGCCGGCGCGCCCGTTTCGATGCGCGCCAGGCGCAGTTGATCATCGAGCTGGAGCGTGACGAGCCCGAGGAGATCGAGGATGTGGAAGACGACCGCCTGCGCCTGATCTTCACCTGCTGCCACCCGGCGCTGCCGGCGGACGCCCAGGTGCCGCTGACCCTGCGCGAGGTGTGCGACCTGAAGACCGAGGAGATCGCCCGGGCCTTTCTCGCCACGCCGTCGACCATCGCCCAGCGCATCGTCCGCGCCAAGGCGAAGATCCGCGACGCGCGCATTCCCTACCAGGTGCCGGCCATGGCCGAGCTGCCGGAGCGCCTGGATAACGTGCTGCGGGTCATCTACCTGGTGTTCAACGAGGGCTACTCGGCCACCTCCGGGGATTCGCTGACCCGCGCCGACCTTTCGGCCGAAGCCATCCGCCTGGGGCGCCTGCTGCTGGAGCTGCTGCCGGATTCGGAAGTCATGGGGCTGCTGGCGCTGATGCTGCTGCACGATTCGCGGCGCCAGGCCCGCACCGGCGTGGATGGTGAGCTGGTGTTGCTGGAGGACCAGGACCGTGCGCTGTGGAACCGCCAGCAGATCGACGAGGGCTGCGCCCTGGTGGAGCGCGCCCTGGCGTCGCGGCGCATCGGTATGTACACGCTGCAGGCGGCCATCTCCGCCGTGCACGCCAGCGCCGCCACGCCCGAGGCCACCGACTGGGCGCAGATCGTCGCGCTCTATGGCGTGTTGCAGCGCGGCATCGGCTCGCCGGTGATCGAACTCAACCGCGCGGTGGCGGTGGCCATGCACCAGGGGCCGGAAGCCGGGCTGGTGCTGATCGAGGCCATCCTCGAGCGCGGCGAGCTGCGCGACTACCAGCTGGCGCACTCGGCTCGCGCCGATCTCTACCGCCGCCTCGGCCGCCGCGACGAGGCCCGCGCGGCCTACCGGGTGGCACTGGGGCTGACCCGCCAGGACACCGAACGGCGCTTCATCGAGCGGCGCCTGGCGGAACTGGGGCAGTGA
- a CDS encoding DUF899 domain-containing protein has product MKIESHPVVSHEQWLDARKELLRKEKAFNRLRDELSAARRDLPWERVSDAYRFEGPTGQETLEQLFAGRSTLVVYHFMFGPGWKEGCDGCSFLADHFDGANLHLAHHDVSLVAVSRAPWQEFQDFKRRMGWAFKWVSSHGCAFNADFGVSATPEAIAAGTARYNYDTSRDPGEEMPGLSVFFRLPSGEVFHTYSTYARGLDMLVGTYNFLDLLPKGRDEDEIMDWVRHHDRYEGAGPRHDCCSAKAGGD; this is encoded by the coding sequence ATGAAGATCGAATCCCATCCCGTGGTCAGCCACGAACAGTGGCTGGACGCCCGCAAGGAGCTGCTACGCAAGGAGAAGGCATTCAACCGCCTGCGTGACGAACTCAGCGCCGCCCGCCGCGACCTGCCCTGGGAGCGGGTGAGCGATGCCTACCGCTTCGAGGGCCCCACGGGGCAGGAGACGCTGGAGCAGCTGTTCGCGGGCCGCAGCACCCTGGTGGTCTACCACTTCATGTTCGGGCCGGGGTGGAAGGAGGGCTGCGACGGTTGCTCATTCCTCGCCGACCATTTCGACGGCGCCAACCTGCACCTGGCCCACCACGACGTCAGCCTGGTGGCCGTCTCCCGTGCGCCCTGGCAGGAGTTCCAGGACTTCAAGCGGCGCATGGGCTGGGCGTTCAAGTGGGTGTCGTCCCACGGCTGCGCGTTCAACGCCGACTTCGGCGTCAGCGCCACGCCCGAGGCGATCGCCGCCGGCACCGCCCGCTACAACTACGACACCAGCCGCGACCCCGGCGAGGAGATGCCTGGGCTCAGCGTGTTCTTCCGCCTGCCCTCGGGGGAGGTGTTCCACACCTATTCCACCTACGCGCGCGGGCTGGACATGCTGGTGGGCACCTACAACTTCCTCGACCTGCTGCCCAAGGGCCGCGACGAGGACGAGATCATGGACTGGGTGCGCCACCACGACCGCTACGAAGGCGCTGGCCCGCGCCACGACTGCTGCTCGGCCAAGGCCGGGGGCGATTGA
- a CDS encoding YciI family protein translates to MKYLCLIYFDETVLDSMPAERFESIVGHCMEYEQRLQRSGQYIAAEALQSTATATTLRLQGDKLSITDGPFAETREQVGGFYLIDAKDLNEAIQIASKIPPARLGCIEIRPIKELPRL, encoded by the coding sequence ATGAAGTACCTGTGCCTGATCTACTTCGACGAGACCGTGCTCGATTCCATGCCCGCCGAGCGCTTCGAATCCATCGTCGGCCACTGCATGGAATACGAGCAGCGCCTGCAACGCAGCGGCCAGTACATCGCCGCCGAGGCGCTGCAATCCACCGCGACCGCCACCACGCTGCGCCTGCAGGGCGACAAGCTGTCGATCACCGACGGCCCCTTCGCCGAGACCCGCGAGCAAGTGGGCGGCTTCTACCTGATCGATGCCAAGGACCTCAACGAGGCGATCCAGATCGCGTCGAAGATCCCGCCGGCCCGCCTGGGCTGCATCGAGATCCGCCCCATCAAGGAACTGCCCAGGCTCTGA
- a CDS encoding DUF2388 domain-containing protein gives MLTRPLALLPVLLAAHVQAAEPPPNGKQPANAFEAAFSMTLVSPMISIIATTDLSSDEKQLKLSRAREDALAFVASAGVIRGPHLEQALQLLRDGSATRDMAWAQAIAARP, from the coding sequence ATGCTGACCAGGCCCCTGGCCCTGTTGCCCGTGCTGCTGGCCGCCCACGTGCAGGCCGCCGAGCCGCCACCGAACGGCAAGCAACCGGCTAACGCCTTCGAGGCGGCGTTCTCCATGACCCTGGTCTCGCCGATGATCAGCATCATCGCCACCACCGACCTCAGCAGTGACGAGAAGCAGCTCAAGCTGAGCCGCGCCCGCGAGGATGCCCTGGCCTTCGTCGCGTCCGCCGGGGTCATCCGTGGGCCGCACCTGGAGCAGGCCCTGCAGCTGCTGCGCGACGGCTCGGCCACCCGCGACATGGCCTGGGCCCAGGCCATCGCAGCGAGGCCCTGA
- a CDS encoding cupin domain-containing protein, producing the protein MPASLTHFATRPARRPLISTAVGPAEPELLFFEGDGRTPNSCFPVLLYRGVLWREADRAAAFERRFAAHRWAPLWRAGVFDYHHYHASAHEALGVASGHARLMLGGEAGREIHVRAGDALVLPAGTGHCCLEASEDFLVVGAYPRGQEDYDIQRAGSDRYLASVRRIAQVPTPVADPLTGRDGVLTQAWRVA; encoded by the coding sequence ATGCCTGCCAGCCTGACCCACTTCGCCACGCGTCCCGCACGCCGCCCCCTGATTTCCACCGCCGTGGGGCCTGCCGAACCCGAGCTGCTGTTCTTCGAAGGTGACGGCCGCACCCCCAACAGCTGCTTCCCGGTGCTGCTCTACCGAGGCGTGCTCTGGCGCGAGGCGGACCGCGCCGCCGCCTTCGAGCGACGCTTTGCCGCCCATCGCTGGGCGCCGCTGTGGCGTGCCGGGGTGTTCGACTACCACCACTACCACGCCAGTGCCCACGAAGCCCTGGGCGTTGCCAGCGGCCACGCCCGGCTGATGCTCGGTGGCGAGGCCGGACGGGAAATCCACGTCCGCGCCGGCGATGCCCTGGTGCTGCCGGCCGGCACGGGCCATTGCTGCCTGGAAGCCAGCGAGGACTTTCTCGTGGTGGGTGCCTACCCGCGCGGGCAGGAGGACTATGACATCCAGCGCGCCGGCTCCGACCGCTACCTGGCCTCGGTGCGGCGCATCGCCCAGGTGCCGACCCCGGTGGCCGACCCGCTGACCGGGCGCGACGGTGTGCTGACCCAGGCGTGGCGCGTGGCCTGA
- a CDS encoding STAS domain-containing protein, whose amino-acid sequence MSTASTAVLADLLKQNEKPILDKWMAAQRSAGIRSDLIDDRTVQENSRELLKALTAAIAEGGEDFQAAAWKPVRSLLERLSQAQSRQGFTPSETATFVLSLKEPLFRRIQDRGDNAIELVWITTRLLDKLGLYSMQAFMAGRETVIREQQESMLELSTPVVQLWKGVLAIPLIGSLDSNRTQVVMEALLQKIVETESDIAIIDITGVPTVDTMVAQHLLKTITAAKLMGAKCIISGIRPQIAATIVHLGVELGDVMTKASLADAFQLALKELNVRLVGGR is encoded by the coding sequence ATGTCCACAGCGTCCACCGCCGTTCTAGCCGATCTGTTGAAGCAAAACGAAAAGCCGATCCTCGACAAGTGGATGGCCGCCCAGCGCAGCGCCGGCATCCGCTCCGACCTGATCGACGACCGCACCGTGCAGGAGAACTCCCGGGAGCTGCTCAAGGCCCTGACCGCCGCCATCGCCGAGGGCGGTGAAGACTTCCAGGCAGCAGCCTGGAAGCCGGTGCGCTCGCTGCTGGAGCGCCTGTCCCAGGCCCAGAGCCGCCAAGGCTTCACCCCGTCGGAAACCGCCACCTTCGTGCTCTCCCTCAAGGAGCCGCTGTTCCGGCGCATCCAGGACCGTGGCGACAACGCCATCGAGCTGGTCTGGATCACCACGCGCCTGCTCGACAAGCTCGGCCTGTACAGCATGCAGGCCTTCATGGCCGGCCGTGAAACGGTGATCCGCGAGCAGCAGGAAAGCATGCTGGAACTCTCCACCCCCGTGGTGCAGCTGTGGAAAGGCGTGCTGGCCATCCCGCTGATCGGCTCCCTGGACAGCAACCGCACCCAGGTGGTGATGGAGGCGCTGCTGCAGAAGATCGTCGAGACCGAGTCCGACATCGCCATCATCGACATCACCGGCGTGCCCACCGTCGACACCATGGTCGCCCAGCACCTGCTCAAGACCATCACCGCCGCCAAGCTGATGGGCGCCAAGTGCATCATCAGCGGCATCCGCCCGCAGATCGCCGCCACCATCGTCCACCTCGGCGTCGAGCTGGGTGACGTGATGACCAAGGCGTCCCTGGCCGATGCCTTCCAGCTGGCGCTCAAGGAACTGAACGTCCGCCTGGTCGGCGGCCGTTAA
- a CDS encoding STAS domain-containing protein, which produces MVDRIPILKMGKYLMLTIQVDMHDQLALDLQEDLTEQIVRHKAKGVLIDISSLEIVDSFIGRMLSHIANVSRILDAKVIVVGMQPAVAITLVELGLSLEGIATALNVEKGMRWLEKTVADDDLILEQERDEDRNASAEAGD; this is translated from the coding sequence ATGGTGGACAGAATCCCGATCCTGAAGATGGGCAAATACCTCATGCTGACCATCCAGGTGGACATGCATGACCAGCTCGCCCTGGACCTCCAGGAAGACCTCACCGAACAGATCGTGCGGCACAAGGCCAAGGGCGTACTGATCGATATCTCCTCCCTGGAAATCGTCGACTCCTTCATCGGCCGAATGCTTTCCCACATCGCCAACGTTTCCCGCATCCTCGACGCCAAGGTCATTGTCGTCGGCATGCAGCCCGCCGTGGCCATCACCCTGGTGGAGCTGGGCCTCTCGCTGGAGGGCATCGCCACTGCGCTGAATGTCGAGAAAGGCATGCGCTGGCTGGAAAAAACCGTGGCTGACGACGACCTGATCCTGGAGCAAGAGCGTGACGAAGACCGAAACGCTTCCGCTGAAGCAGGAGACTGA
- a CDS encoding anti-sigma regulatory factor, whose translation MTKTETLPLKQETDIVVIRQRVRKAAEEARLGLISQTKVVTAASEIARNALIYGGGGECVIESCLRDGRAAVRLSISDQGPGIADLERAMVDGYTSGGGLGLGLSGARRLVDEFAIDTRPGEGTRVELWKWK comes from the coding sequence GTGACGAAGACCGAAACGCTTCCGCTGAAGCAGGAGACTGACATCGTCGTCATCCGCCAACGCGTGCGCAAAGCCGCTGAGGAAGCCAGGCTCGGCCTGATATCCCAGACCAAGGTGGTGACGGCCGCCAGCGAGATCGCACGTAACGCCCTGATCTACGGCGGCGGTGGCGAATGCGTGATCGAGAGCTGCCTGCGCGACGGCCGCGCGGCGGTGCGCCTGAGCATCAGCGACCAGGGCCCCGGCATCGCCGACTTGGAGCGCGCCATGGTGGATGGCTACACCTCCGGCGGCGGGCTCGGCCTGGGCCTCAGCGGTGCGCGGCGCCTGGTGGACGAGTTCGCCATCGACACCCGTCCCGGCGAAGGCACGCGGGTGGAGCTGTGGAAATGGAAATGA